A single region of the Halorussus gelatinilyticus genome encodes:
- a CDS encoding adenylyltransferase/cytidyltransferase family protein: MTRVVALGTFDLLHPGHVHYLREAARAGDELHVVVANGERLDHKDPVLPDNQRVRTVEALDPVTAAHPGDPDDVSAPVRRIDPDVLVLGGDQHHDEAEVAAMLEEWGVECAVRRASLAEAEGDAVYSSSAIVERILEEREKRVVGP; encoded by the coding sequence GCGTCGTCGCGCTCGGCACCTTCGACCTGCTCCATCCGGGCCACGTCCACTACCTGCGGGAGGCCGCCCGAGCGGGCGACGAACTCCACGTCGTCGTGGCGAACGGCGAGCGACTGGACCACAAGGACCCGGTACTGCCGGACAACCAGCGCGTCCGGACGGTCGAGGCCCTCGACCCGGTGACGGCGGCCCACCCCGGCGACCCCGACGACGTCTCGGCACCCGTCCGCCGCATCGACCCGGACGTGCTGGTGTTGGGCGGCGACCAGCACCACGACGAGGCGGAAGTCGCCGCGATGCTCGAAGAGTGGGGCGTCGAGTGTGCGGTCCGGCGCGCGTCGCTGGCCGAGGCCGAGGGCGACGCGGTGTACTCGTCGAGCGCCATCGTGGAACGGATTCTGGAGGAACGCGAGAAACGGGTCGTCGGTCCGTAA
- a CDS encoding molybdopterin-dependent oxidoreductase, with the protein MHSSSVESTEVNDENRRALADRERPRIEVVGRETVIVSPGIDLPRANLTCTVECASGVRATDEWTGVPVAALADAADFSGDTTHLRVESADFAADVPIRPALGGIVAFERRGDRDDGEVGLPRLVADGVPGERLVKRVERVSAVALNAEEEPRVG; encoded by the coding sequence ATGCACTCATCGAGCGTCGAATCGACCGAAGTGAACGACGAGAATCGGCGGGCGCTCGCGGACCGCGAGCGCCCGCGAATCGAAGTCGTGGGCCGCGAGACGGTCATCGTCTCGCCCGGAATAGACCTCCCGCGAGCGAACCTGACCTGCACGGTCGAGTGCGCGTCGGGCGTCCGCGCGACCGACGAGTGGACGGGGGTCCCCGTGGCCGCGCTCGCGGACGCGGCGGACTTCTCCGGCGATACCACTCACCTCCGTGTCGAGTCGGCCGACTTCGCGGCCGACGTGCCGATTCGCCCCGCGCTCGGCGGCATCGTGGCCTTCGAGCGCCGCGGTGACCGCGACGACGGCGAAGTCGGACTTCCCCGACTCGTCGCCGACGGCGTGCCCGGCGAGCGACTGGTCAAGCGCGTCGAGCGCGTCTCGGCGGTCGCGCTCAACGCCGAAGAAGAGCCGCGAGTCGGGTAG
- a CDS encoding radical SAM protein, whose translation MPRPPNRSGGPPPSVESDSAGRPDGAAKPDRSGGPPRRVDTDERPFVLIWELTQACDLTCEHCRADAQPDRHPDELTTAEAKTLLDETAEFGENQLVVFSGGDPLKRDDAVDLVEYGTEIGLNVTMTPSGTASLTPAAVSDLADAGLRRMALSVDGASAERHDAFRGEEGSFEETMAAAQAAANEGLPLQINTTVCRQTVADLPDVADLVADLGAVLWSVFFLVPVGRGAALDSLAPERAERVMEWLVERREEWPFGLKTTEAPHYRRVAVQQTEATPDRQMGITAGDGFAFVSHVGEMYPSGFLPESAGNVRDRSVTDIYRNADLFEDLRDGDALKGKCGACPYRNVCGGSRSRAYATTGDPFESDPLCSFVPDGYDGPLPWDDDPRADGPDADSRADVHSDADHAVNST comes from the coding sequence ATGCCGAGACCACCGAATCGTTCGGGCGGCCCGCCTCCCTCCGTCGAGTCCGACAGCGCCGGCAGGCCCGACGGCGCGGCGAAACCGGACCGCTCGGGCGGACCGCCGCGACGCGTGGACACGGACGAGCGACCGTTCGTCCTCATCTGGGAGTTGACGCAGGCCTGCGACCTGACCTGCGAACACTGCCGGGCCGACGCCCAACCCGACCGTCACCCCGACGAACTCACGACCGCGGAGGCGAAGACGCTCCTCGACGAGACCGCCGAGTTCGGCGAGAACCAACTGGTCGTGTTCTCGGGCGGCGACCCGCTGAAGCGCGACGACGCCGTGGACCTCGTGGAGTACGGCACGGAAATCGGCCTGAACGTGACGATGACGCCGAGCGGGACCGCCTCGCTGACTCCCGCGGCCGTCTCGGACCTCGCGGACGCGGGCCTGCGCCGGATGGCCCTGAGCGTGGACGGCGCGAGCGCCGAGCGCCACGACGCCTTCCGCGGCGAGGAGGGGAGTTTCGAGGAGACGATGGCCGCGGCGCAGGCCGCCGCCAACGAGGGGCTTCCGCTCCAGATAAACACCACCGTCTGTCGCCAGACCGTCGCGGACCTGCCCGACGTCGCCGACCTCGTGGCGGACCTCGGGGCGGTCCTCTGGAGCGTCTTCTTCCTCGTGCCGGTCGGCCGGGGCGCGGCGCTCGACTCCCTCGCGCCGGAGCGCGCCGAGCGCGTGATGGAGTGGCTGGTCGAGCGCCGCGAGGAGTGGCCCTTCGGCCTGAAGACGACCGAGGCACCGCACTACCGTCGGGTCGCGGTCCAGCAGACCGAGGCCACCCCCGACCGCCAGATGGGCATCACCGCGGGCGACGGCTTCGCCTTCGTGAGCCACGTCGGTGAGATGTACCCCTCCGGGTTCCTGCCCGAGTCGGCGGGCAACGTCCGCGACCGGAGCGTCACCGACATCTACCGGAACGCCGACCTCTTCGAGGACCTGCGCGACGGGGACGCCCTGAAGGGCAAGTGCGGGGCCTGTCCCTACCGGAACGTCTGCGGCGGCAGTCGCTCGCGGGCCTACGCGACGACCGGCGACCCCTTCGAAAGCGACCCGCTCTGTTCGTTCGTCCCGGACGGCTACGACGGCCCGCTCCCGTGGGACGACGACCCACGGGCGGACGGGCCGGACGCGGACTCGCGGGCCGACGTTCACTCGGACGCCGACCACGCAGTGAACTCCACGTAA
- a CDS encoding halocyanin domain-containing protein has translation MTRDTLDRRTMLKTMAAGAATATIAGCSSGGSGDGGGSSGDSGGSSGDSGGSSGDGSGDSGGSSGSDSVSFDGWFDNTSNFDGVVDKTGSSEVTVKVGAKGNGGNFAFGPAAVEVSKGTKVVWKWTGKGSVHNVVADDGSFESKQTQKEGFTFSQTFDSAGKHKYYCTPHKAMGMKGAIVVE, from the coding sequence ATGACCCGAGATACTCTCGACCGACGAACGATGCTGAAGACGATGGCTGCGGGCGCGGCGACGGCGACTATCGCGGGCTGTTCGAGCGGCGGTTCCGGAGACGGCGGCGGTAGCTCCGGGGACAGCGGCGGTAGCTCCGGAGACAGCGGCGGTAGCTCCGGAGACGGGTCCGGCGACTCGGGCGGTAGTTCCGGAAGCGACTCGGTGAGCTTCGACGGCTGGTTCGACAACACCTCGAACTTCGACGGCGTGGTCGATAAGACCGGCAGTAGCGAGGTGACGGTGAAGGTCGGCGCGAAGGGCAACGGCGGCAACTTCGCGTTCGGCCCGGCCGCGGTCGAGGTCTCGAAGGGGACGAAAGTCGTCTGGAAGTGGACCGGGAAGGGCAGCGTGCACAACGTCGTCGCGGACGACGGCTCCTTCGAGAGCAAGCAGACCCAAAAGGAGGGCTTCACCTTCAGCCAGACGTTCGACAGCGCGGGCAAGCACAAGTACTACTGCACGCCCCACAAGGCGATGGGCATGAAGGGCGCAATCGTCGTGGAGTGA